ttgttttgaaatatacttgaaaacacatttagtcatagcatataaaagagacatgatcaaaggtatatgaatgagctatgtgtgcaaaacatcaaaagaaattccgagaatcaagaatatttagctcatgcctaagtttgttaaatgtttgttcatctagtggcttggtaaagatatcggctaattgttccttagtgttaatatatgcaatctcgatatctcccttttgttggtgatcccttagaaaatgataccgaatggctatgtgtttagtgcggctatgctcaacgggattatacgccatacggattgcactctcattatcacatagaagaggaactttggttaatttgtaaccatagtcactaagggtttgcctcatctaaagtaattgcgcgcaacaatggcctgcggcaatatactcggcttcggcggtagaaagagctacggaattttgcttctttgaagcccaagacaccagggatcgtcccaagaactggcaagtccccgatgttctctttctattaattttacaccccgcccaatcggcatccgaataaccaatcaaatcaaatgtggatccccgagggtaccaaagcccaaacttaggagtatgaactaaatatctcaaggttcgttttacgaccgtaaggtgagcttccttagggtcggcttggaatcttgcacacatgcatacagaaagcattatgtccggtcgagatgcacataaatagagtaaagagcctatcatcgaccggtataccttttgatcgacggatttacctcccgtgtcgaggtcgagatgtccattggttcccatgagtgtcttgatgggcttgtcatccttcatcccaaacttgtttagaatgtcttgagtatacttcgtttgactaatgaaggtgccttcttggagttgcttcacttgaaatcctaagaagtacttcaactctcccatcatagacatctcgaatttttgtgtcatgatcctattaaattcctcacatgtagattcattagtagacccaaatataatatcatcaacataaatttggcatacaaataaatcatttgcaagtgttttagtaaataaagtaggatcggcctttccgactttgaagccattagtgataaggaaatctcttaggcattcataccatgctcttgaggcttgcttgagcccataaagcgccttagagagtttatatacatggttagggtactcactatcttcaaagccgggaggttgctcaacatagacctcttccttgattggtccattgaggaagacacttttcacgtccatttggtaaagcttaaagccatggtaagtagcataggcaagtaaaatgcgaattgactcaagcctagctacgggtgtatTAGACTAGTCTATATAAATTACCCACTATGCATAAAAGCTGATTTAAAGTAAATGACTAGATTTTCGTATAAGTTATCCACTATGCAATTATAAAAAGACATGCAAGGTAATCATCTAAAATAAATTACCATTAATGCACAATTTATATTTAAATGTCCAAAGTTGGCTTAAAAACGTTTCTATGTATAAATATTGAGAGGTTAAAACAAAGAAAAGGCAAACGAGATAAATATATACTCGTACAAGCCTGGTGAGCTTCTGTATGCTTTCTGGCAGAGACAGGTTGCTCACGCAGTTGTTGATGATTAGTATTTTGACAGAAGCATGGTCGCCAAGCCATCCTGGAATTACTAAACCTCATCGTTATCAAAAGTAAATAAAATATCTCCTTAAATCTACATTAAAAAAACCAATTCTTCCAGTAATAATATATAGTAAAAATACTAAGTAGCattatgaaaaataatataatataatatctaAAATTTTGAACCTAAATTACTTATAATTGTCTTTGTAACAGCTAATCTGTataactatttaagtttgcatgcAAACCACACACCTTTGTAACTATTAAAATAGAAATATATATTCCCAAATCTACACTTAAATCATAAATATATACTAATGTAGAAAATTAAAGAAATACAGAGAGTGCTAATGTATGTTATAAACTACCAAAAACAATAGTGTTAACTATGATCCATCGTAGGTAGATAAAGGTTAAAAAGTAATTATATTAGTATTATGTTAGAACATGAATAAATGAGAGATATTGAAGAACATCAACTAAATTTTGAATGTTGATGTACTAGTTCATTAACTATGTTTAAAAGTATTTTTTTTTCAAACACGCAGGACAACTGTGTATCTTTGTATTAAGAAGATGAAAAGGGATAGAGAACTGAGAACCCCAAAACAGAttacaaagaaaaaagaaaaagaatagaaaaacaaCACACTCACAAATCTCGACCAGA
This portion of the Zea mays cultivar B73 chromosome 2, Zm-B73-REFERENCE-NAM-5.0, whole genome shotgun sequence genome encodes:
- the LOC109944105 gene encoding secreted RxLR effector protein 161; its protein translation is MKDDKPIKTLMGTNGHLDLDTGGKSVDQKVYRSMIGSLLYLCASRPDIMLSVCMCARFQADPKEAHLTVVKRTLRYLVHTPKFGLWYPRGSTFDLIGYSDADWAGCKINRKRTSGTCQFLGRSLVSWASKKQNSVALSTAEAEYIAAGHCCAQLL